The following are encoded in a window of Fluviibacter phosphoraccumulans genomic DNA:
- the aroC gene encoding chorismate synthase, whose protein sequence is MSGNTIGTLFTVTSFGESHGPAIGCVVDGCPPGLAICEADIQAELDRRKPGTSRHVTQRREPDAVEILSGVFEGKTTGAPIGLLIRNQDQRSKDYGNISEQFRPGHADYTYWQKYGIRDYRGGGRSSARETAVRVAAGAVARKWLFERYGITIQGWMDQLGPIEIPFVSANDIRENPFFAPNNGIVPELEAYMDALRKDGDSVGGGITVAARGVPAGWGEPVYDRFDADLAHALMGINAVKGVEIGAGFDAIAQRGTEHGDEITPQGFLSNNAGGVLGGITTGQDIVARIAIKPTSSIRTPRRSINVRNEEVMVETFGRHDPCVAIRATPIAESMMAIVLMDHALRHRAQCADVDSGLPLVPASAPGA, encoded by the coding sequence ATGTCCGGAAATACGATCGGTACTTTGTTCACTGTTACGTCGTTTGGCGAATCCCATGGCCCAGCCATTGGTTGCGTGGTGGATGGCTGCCCCCCGGGGCTGGCAATTTGCGAGGCAGATATTCAGGCCGAACTGGATCGTCGTAAACCCGGTACCTCGCGTCATGTGACGCAGCGTCGTGAGCCGGATGCAGTCGAGATTTTGTCGGGTGTGTTCGAAGGCAAGACTACCGGCGCCCCGATTGGCTTGCTGATCCGCAACCAGGATCAGCGTAGCAAGGACTACGGCAATATCTCGGAACAGTTCCGTCCGGGGCATGCCGACTACACCTACTGGCAAAAGTATGGCATCCGTGATTACCGCGGGGGCGGCCGTTCGTCGGCGCGTGAAACCGCGGTGCGCGTGGCGGCGGGGGCGGTTGCCCGTAAATGGTTATTTGAGCGCTATGGCATTACGATCCAGGGGTGGATGGATCAGCTGGGTCCGATTGAGATCCCCTTTGTATCGGCCAACGATATCCGTGAAAACCCGTTCTTTGCACCTAACAATGGCATCGTCCCGGAACTCGAAGCCTATATGGATGCCCTGCGTAAAGACGGCGATTCGGTCGGTGGCGGCATAACGGTGGCGGCTCGTGGCGTGCCTGCGGGTTGGGGCGAGCCAGTCTATGACCGTTTCGACGCCGATCTGGCGCATGCGCTGATGGGTATCAATGCCGTCAAGGGCGTCGAGATCGGTGCGGGTTTCGATGCTATTGCCCAGCGCGGCACCGAGCATGGCGATGAAATCACGCCGCAGGGTTTTCTGAGTAATAATGCGGGTGGTGTGCTGGGTGGTATTACGACCGGGCAGGATATCGTGGCTCGTATCGCCATTAAACCTACCTCCAGCATCCGTACGCCACGCCGTAGCATCAATGTCCGTAACGAAGAAGTGATGGTGGAAACTTTCGGCCGCCATGACCCGTGCGTGGCCATTCGTGCGACACCGATTGCTGAATCCATGATGGCCATTGTGCTGATGGATCACGCCCTGCGGCATCGTGCGCAGTGCGCAGATGTGGATTCGGGGCTACCACTCGTACCGGCTTCGGCACCGGGTGCCTAA
- a CDS encoding adenosylcobalamin-dependent ribonucleoside-diphosphate reductase: MTTETNTLQTAATARADLPAQEICAEVLVEKYAKGKEQSIQEVRARVARALAKVEDEKHRAKWEAKFLWAQENGFIPAGRINSAAGTDLQATLINCFVQPVGDSVVETVNGRPGIYTALAEAAETMRRGGGVGYDFSSIRPQGARVKGTHSRASGPVSYMRVFDRSCETVESAGARRGAQMGVMRCDHPDIELFIHAKDKGDLTNFNISIGVTDPFMMAVEANEAIELVHVAEPNEDILAEGAYQREDGLWVYRKVQARDLWDQVMQSTYDHAEPGILFLDRMNKDNNLNYCELIEATNPCAEQPLPPYGCCCLGSIDLTHFVKDPFGAKAEFDFAAFGEVVKVSTRMLDNVLDATHWPLANQQQEAMNKRRVGLGFTGLGDALYMLTLRYDSQEALAMAAKISEHMRDTAYLTSVDLAKERGAFPLFNAELYLSGGNFASRLSNDVKAEIRKHGLRNSHLLSIAPTGTISLAFADNASNGIEPAFSWTYTRKKRMADGTIKEYAVEDHAWRLYRHLGGDVNNLPDYFVTALELSAKAHKDMVAAVAPFIDTSISKTVNVPADYPYEEFQDLYMQAWKAGLKGLATYRPNSVLGSVLSVDTPKQEEAQKQPQDFVTGDANRRLHIKDLPAPVLSSLRWPNRPNLPEGNLAWTYMIDGPFGKFALFVGHVEQEAKNWPFEVWVNGPDQPRGLGAVAKTLSMDMRANDPAWLKLKLDSLSNTPSAGESFDMAFPPNGERQLMSSSVSAFAQLVRFRVEQLGWFKQDLPTPVFDALMSAKEPKTGTDGTLSWTVDIYNPNTGEDFVLGLKEITLPDGVSRPYSMWLSGNYPRALDGLSKLLSTDMRVIDPAWIGMKLRKLLDYPEPLGDMMAFVPGSRKQQTYPSTIAYLAHLILHRYAMLGILDDKGFPIKQMGILQAPTEEGAVKPVQGKLCSECGNTTMIRKDGCDFCTACGAVGTCG; encoded by the coding sequence ATGACTACCGAAACAAACACACTGCAAACCGCCGCTACCGCCCGCGCTGACCTGCCTGCCCAGGAAATCTGCGCCGAAGTACTGGTCGAAAAATACGCCAAAGGCAAAGAGCAATCGATCCAGGAAGTCCGCGCCCGTGTGGCCCGAGCTCTGGCTAAAGTTGAAGACGAAAAACACCGCGCCAAGTGGGAAGCCAAATTCCTTTGGGCGCAGGAAAACGGTTTTATTCCAGCGGGCCGTATCAACTCGGCGGCCGGTACGGATCTGCAAGCCACGCTGATCAACTGCTTTGTGCAGCCCGTTGGGGACTCGGTCGTTGAAACGGTAAATGGCCGTCCCGGCATCTATACAGCCCTGGCCGAAGCCGCTGAAACCATGCGCCGCGGCGGCGGTGTCGGTTACGACTTCTCGTCGATTCGTCCGCAAGGTGCTCGTGTTAAAGGCACGCACTCGCGCGCTTCGGGCCCGGTCTCGTACATGCGTGTGTTTGACCGCTCCTGCGAAACCGTGGAGTCGGCCGGTGCACGTCGCGGCGCCCAGATGGGTGTCATGCGTTGTGACCACCCGGATATCGAGCTGTTCATTCACGCCAAAGACAAGGGCGACCTGACCAACTTCAATATTTCGATCGGCGTTACCGACCCGTTCATGATGGCCGTTGAAGCCAACGAAGCCATTGAACTGGTGCACGTGGCCGAACCCAATGAAGATATCCTGGCCGAAGGTGCCTACCAGCGCGAAGACGGTCTGTGGGTCTATCGCAAAGTTCAGGCCCGCGACCTGTGGGATCAGGTCATGCAGTCCACCTACGATCATGCTGAGCCAGGCATCTTGTTCCTGGATCGCATGAACAAGGACAACAACCTTAACTACTGCGAACTGATCGAAGCCACGAACCCCTGTGCCGAACAGCCGCTGCCACCCTACGGTTGCTGCTGCCTGGGCTCGATCGATCTGACGCACTTCGTTAAAGATCCGTTTGGCGCCAAGGCCGAGTTTGACTTCGCCGCTTTCGGTGAAGTCGTCAAAGTCTCGACGCGCATGCTGGACAACGTACTCGACGCGACCCACTGGCCACTGGCTAACCAGCAACAGGAAGCCATGAATAAGCGCCGCGTCGGCCTGGGCTTCACCGGTCTGGGTGATGCCCTGTATATGCTGACGCTGCGTTATGACTCGCAAGAAGCGCTGGCCATGGCCGCCAAGATCTCCGAGCACATGCGCGACACCGCCTATCTGACCTCGGTTGATCTGGCCAAAGAGCGTGGCGCTTTCCCACTGTTCAACGCCGAGCTGTATCTGTCAGGCGGCAACTTTGCCTCGCGTCTATCGAACGACGTCAAAGCAGAAATCCGCAAGCACGGCCTGCGTAACTCGCACCTGCTGTCGATCGCCCCGACCGGCACCATTTCACTGGCCTTCGCTGACAATGCCTCGAACGGTATCGAACCGGCCTTCTCGTGGACCTACACCCGCAAGAAGCGCATGGCTGATGGCACCATCAAAGAATACGCCGTTGAAGACCACGCCTGGCGTCTGTACCGCCACCTGGGCGGAGACGTCAACAACCTGCCAGATTACTTTGTGACTGCGCTGGAACTCTCAGCCAAGGCGCACAAAGATATGGTGGCTGCCGTTGCGCCGTTCATCGATACCTCGATCTCGAAGACGGTCAACGTGCCGGCTGACTACCCGTACGAAGAATTCCAGGATCTGTACATGCAAGCCTGGAAGGCAGGCCTGAAGGGTCTGGCCACCTATCGTCCAAACAGCGTGCTGGGTTCGGTGCTGTCGGTCGACACGCCAAAGCAGGAAGAAGCGCAGAAGCAGCCGCAAGACTTTGTGACCGGTGATGCTAACCGTCGTCTGCACATCAAGGATCTGCCGGCACCGGTACTTTCTTCGCTGCGCTGGCCAAACCGCCCTAACCTGCCAGAAGGCAACCTGGCCTGGACCTACATGATTGACGGTCCGTTCGGCAAGTTCGCCCTGTTCGTCGGCCACGTCGAACAGGAAGCCAAGAACTGGCCGTTCGAAGTCTGGGTCAACGGCCCGGATCAACCGCGCGGTCTGGGCGCTGTTGCCAAGACCCTGTCGATGGACATGCGCGCCAACGACCCGGCCTGGCTGAAGCTGAAGCTGGATTCGTTGTCGAACACGCCGTCTGCCGGTGAGTCTTTCGACATGGCCTTCCCACCCAATGGCGAGCGTCAGCTGATGTCGTCGTCGGTCTCGGCGTTTGCTCAACTGGTGCGTTTCCGCGTCGAGCAACTGGGCTGGTTCAAGCAGGATCTGCCCACCCCGGTGTTTGACGCCCTGATGAGCGCCAAAGAGCCGAAGACCGGCACCGACGGCACGCTGTCGTGGACTGTTGATATCTACAACCCGAACACCGGTGAAGACTTCGTGCTGGGTCTGAAGGAGATCACCCTGCCGGATGGTGTCAGCCGCCCCTACTCCATGTGGCTATCAGGTAACTACCCGCGCGCCCTGGACGGTCTGTCCAAGCTACTGTCGACCGATATGCGCGTCATTGATCCGGCCTGGATCGGCATGAAGTTGCGCAAGCTGCTGGACTACCCAGAACCATTGGGTGACATGATGGCCTTCGTACCAGGTTCACGTAAGCAACAAACCTACCCGTCGACCATTGCCTACCTGGCGCACCTGATCCTGCATCGCTACGCCATGCTCGGCATCCTCGATGACAAGGGCTTCCCGATCAAGCAGATGGGCATTCTGCAAGCCCCGACTGAAGAAGGTGCTGTGAAGCCTGTTCAGGGTAAGCTGTGCAGCGAGTGCGGCAACACCACCAT